The Kineothrix sp. MB12-C1 genome includes a window with the following:
- a CDS encoding DUF6106 family protein, with product MISETYVECLVKKKAGTAMILLKTVSIMLAVVFLLAGLVLWPALIIGALVGVAAYFIYLNSDLEYEYLYLDKEITVDKVMAKTRRKRVAKYDVQRLEIFAPMNSYHLGDYKNRTVKTYDYSSGEVKQPEQRYVMYYEGGQKIILEPSAEMVKALKNVAPRKIFTD from the coding sequence GTGAAACATATGTGGAATGTCTTGTGAAGAAAAAGGCCGGTACGGCTATGATACTTCTTAAAACTGTGTCGATTATGCTTGCGGTTGTTTTTCTATTGGCAGGGCTTGTTCTTTGGCCTGCACTCATTATCGGTGCATTAGTAGGCGTGGCTGCTTACTTCATTTATTTGAATTCGGATTTGGAATATGAATATCTGTATTTGGATAAAGAAATTACCGTGGACAAGGTAATGGCTAAGACCCGTAGAAAGAGAGTTGCCAAATATGATGTACAACGCCTGGAGATTTTTGCACCTATGAATTCCTATCATCTTGGCGATTATAAGAATCGTACGGTGAAGACCTACGATTATAGTTCCGGTGAAGTGAAGCAGCCGGAACAAAGATATGTGATGTACTATGAAGGGGGACAGAAAATTATTTTAGAGCCGAGCGCAGAGATGGTAAAAGCGCTTAAAAATGTCGCACCGAGAAAAATATTTACCGATTGA
- the purH gene encoding bifunctional phosphoribosylaminoimidazolecarboxamide formyltransferase/IMP cyclohydrolase has protein sequence MRALISVSDKTGIVEFAKELAGMGVQIISTGGTYSKLKEEGVPAVEISEITGFPECLDGRVKTLHPAVHAGLLAMRSNPEHMKQLEELKVETIDIVVVNLYPFKATILKDGVTRAEAVENIDIGGPTMLRSAAKNYQDVAVITDPDDYGAVLLELKENGQVSLDTKFRLMQKVFMHTSNYDTMIADYLKKERNDHEFPDTLTMTFEKVQEMRYGENPHQKAAFYREIGKKKGSLVDAKQYNGKELSFNNINDTNGALELLKEFTEPTVVGCKHGNPCGVSSRDNIYDAWVAAYHSDKTSIYGGIVVCNREVTKKMAEEMNGIFLEVVVAPSYEKEALEVLCSKKNIRVLELEDIEVPQNANAYDMKKVNGGLIIQTIDSELYREEDFKVVTKTQPTESQLEDMKFGMKVVKFVKSNGIAVVKDKQSIGIGPGQVNRIWPTKQSIEHAEELIGPEATKGAVLASDAFFPFDDIVEAAYQAGITAIIQPGGAMRDQLSIDKCDEYGIAMVFTGMRHFKH, from the coding sequence ATGAGAGCATTAATCAGTGTTTCAGACAAGACGGGGATTGTGGAATTCGCCAAGGAACTCGCAGGTATGGGGGTTCAGATTATTTCTACAGGAGGAACTTATTCCAAATTGAAGGAAGAGGGAGTGCCTGCAGTAGAGATCTCTGAAATTACCGGTTTCCCGGAATGTTTAGACGGAAGGGTGAAGACACTTCATCCGGCAGTACATGCAGGGCTTTTGGCTATGCGTTCTAATCCGGAACATATGAAGCAGCTTGAGGAGCTTAAGGTGGAGACGATCGATATTGTTGTAGTGAATCTTTATCCTTTTAAGGCGACGATATTAAAGGATGGAGTAACGAGGGCGGAAGCGGTAGAAAATATCGATATCGGTGGGCCTACTATGCTTCGGAGCGCAGCTAAGAATTATCAGGATGTAGCAGTAATCACCGATCCCGACGATTATGGAGCAGTGCTTTTAGAACTGAAGGAAAATGGACAGGTATCTCTTGATACGAAGTTCCGTTTAATGCAAAAAGTGTTTATGCATACGTCCAATTATGACACGATGATTGCCGATTATCTGAAAAAGGAGAGGAATGATCATGAATTCCCGGATACACTCACTATGACCTTTGAAAAGGTACAGGAGATGCGCTATGGAGAAAATCCTCACCAGAAAGCAGCTTTTTATCGTGAGATCGGTAAAAAGAAAGGTTCTCTTGTGGATGCAAAGCAATATAACGGGAAGGAGCTTTCCTTTAATAATATTAACGATACCAATGGGGCTCTTGAACTTTTAAAGGAATTCACAGAACCTACTGTAGTGGGCTGTAAGCATGGTAACCCTTGCGGAGTGTCAAGCCGGGACAATATTTATGATGCTTGGGTCGCTGCTTATCATTCGGATAAGACCTCCATTTACGGAGGCATTGTTGTATGTAACAGAGAAGTGACGAAGAAGATGGCAGAAGAAATGAACGGGATTTTTCTGGAGGTAGTAGTAGCTCCCTCTTACGAAAAGGAAGCGCTTGAAGTACTCTGTTCCAAGAAAAATATAAGGGTGTTGGAATTGGAAGACATCGAAGTGCCTCAGAATGCGAATGCGTACGATATGAAGAAGGTGAATGGAGGCCTTATCATTCAGACGATCGACTCCGAGCTTTACAGAGAAGAAGACTTTAAAGTTGTGACAAAGACACAGCCGACGGAAAGCCAGTTAGAAGATATGAAGTTTGGAATGAAGGTAGTGAAGTTTGTAAAATCCAATGGTATTGCAGTAGTGAAGGATAAGCAGAGCATTGGCATTGGGCCGGGTCAGGTGAATCGTATATGGCCGACTAAGCAGAGCATCGAGCATGCAGAGGAGCTGATCGGGCCGGAAGCGACGAAGGGAGCAGTTTTAGCTTCCGATGCGTTCTTTCCCTTTGATGATATTGTAGAGGCTGCCTACCAGGCTGGCATTACAGCGATCATTCAGCCGGGCGGTGCGATGAGGGATCAACTGTCCATCGACAAATGTGATGAATATGGAATTGCCATGGTATTTACGGGCATGAGACACTTCAAACATTAA
- a CDS encoding sensor domain-containing phosphodiesterase, producing the protein MQNLMDKAALKKWQDKFCDATNVYAYCLDADGKPLTEMSGKDVETEQIRQAISKEMFRSIYKRVTVDGLEEQAVERTAVPNLCLAALSISLRGKAVAVWIVCGIFTDADEEDGEYQNPSFENFSYEVTEKEFYHVLDLLRDTVYTLLENRNLMLDAEAESRRSRYSEYEMSASLKRNEAIADVVQLLESDDAIETIMTDVLRILGSYLNVSTAVLCRIHKDGKLMDIAAEWCNQGVVSKFDKTKDLPCTEALRTDKVIVLSSDAMLDEIQRERLQIFEAKALVIIPLIINGAVNLYGCFGECEKDRQWMIEEVKFLNDTTKILQSIITKRIQKNSLASSYASLETILDNVGSAIYVRDMQTGEVLFANRSLRNNLSKEVKNKTLGNLFERDLIDGNRRGKQEIYHEERERWYDLYYTYITWVDGRPVTLFAIYDITEKKVYQKKIEQQAYTDFLTGLYNRLCCERDLARYIDEAKKEGTRGALLYLDLDDFKHINDGLGHQYGDTLLKSISHSLQRVEEIENSCYRVGGDEFIIIIPPQHYERFEQIITDIKQIFAKPWFLKDADYYCTMSMGIVDFPDERESVHELIKKADISMYEAKKLGKNCTAVYSDKIDSSSNRRLDMEKSMRDAATSGYKEFEVYFQPIIDIQLPGTPCTGAEALIRWNSAELGFVTPAEFIPLAEYLGLINPIGNHVLKEACIYCKQWNDNGYPNYKVNVNLSVVQLLQADIVDIVSHTLKSTGINPRNLTLEVTESLAINDMERMKSILAKIKTLGVRIALDDFGTGYSSLSHIREIPFDVIKVDQSFVKDLAGDAYSQSFIRMVAELADAIDVAICVEGIETKEQYKVLEGMKVRLVQGYYFDKPMEKAEFEKKYIKVTE; encoded by the coding sequence GTGCAGAACCTAATGGATAAGGCTGCCTTGAAAAAGTGGCAGGACAAGTTTTGCGATGCAACGAATGTATATGCTTATTGCCTTGACGCAGACGGTAAACCGCTTACAGAAATGTCCGGGAAAGATGTGGAGACGGAACAGATTAGGCAAGCAATTTCTAAAGAAATGTTCCGAAGTATTTATAAGAGGGTAACGGTGGACGGGTTGGAGGAACAGGCGGTGGAGAGGACTGCCGTTCCCAATCTGTGCCTTGCAGCTCTTTCGATTTCGCTTCGGGGTAAGGCAGTTGCAGTTTGGATAGTTTGCGGTATTTTTACGGATGCAGATGAAGAAGATGGGGAATATCAAAATCCGTCATTTGAGAACTTTTCCTATGAAGTGACGGAAAAGGAATTTTATCATGTGCTGGATTTACTAAGAGATACTGTGTATACTCTTTTGGAAAATCGCAATTTAATGCTGGATGCAGAGGCGGAATCGAGAAGAAGCCGTTATTCGGAGTATGAGATGAGCGCTTCGTTAAAGCGCAACGAGGCGATTGCTGATGTGGTGCAGCTTTTGGAAAGCGATGATGCTATTGAGACTATTATGACAGACGTACTTCGTATATTGGGAAGCTATCTCAATGTGAGCACGGCTGTCCTTTGTCGTATCCATAAGGATGGCAAGTTGATGGATATTGCAGCAGAATGGTGCAATCAAGGGGTTGTATCGAAGTTCGATAAAACGAAAGATTTACCATGTACAGAGGCGCTTAGAACGGACAAAGTAATCGTGCTTTCTTCCGATGCCATGCTGGATGAAATACAAAGGGAGAGACTGCAGATATTCGAGGCGAAGGCTTTGGTTATTATACCGTTGATCATTAATGGAGCAGTGAATCTATATGGCTGTTTTGGAGAATGTGAGAAGGACAGACAGTGGATGATTGAGGAAGTAAAGTTTCTCAACGATACGACCAAGATTCTGCAAAGTATCATCACGAAGCGTATCCAGAAGAATTCGCTGGCGAGTTCCTATGCATCACTGGAAACGATTTTGGATAATGTAGGAAGTGCCATTTATGTGAGGGATATGCAGACAGGAGAGGTACTTTTTGCGAATCGAAGCCTGCGCAATAACTTGTCAAAGGAAGTGAAGAATAAAACACTTGGTAACTTATTTGAACGAGATTTAATTGACGGGAATCGAAGAGGTAAGCAAGAGATTTACCACGAGGAGCGGGAACGCTGGTATGACCTGTACTATACTTATATCACATGGGTGGATGGAAGACCCGTTACCCTTTTTGCTATCTATGATATTACGGAGAAAAAGGTTTATCAAAAGAAGATAGAGCAGCAAGCGTACACAGATTTCCTGACAGGCCTTTACAATCGCCTTTGTTGCGAGAGGGATTTGGCAAGATATATTGATGAGGCGAAGAAGGAAGGAACGAGAGGAGCGCTGCTTTACCTCGACTTGGATGACTTTAAGCATATTAACGATGGTTTAGGGCATCAGTATGGAGATACTTTGCTTAAATCGATTTCTCATAGTTTGCAGCGTGTGGAGGAAATCGAGAATTCCTGCTACCGGGTGGGTGGGGACGAATTCATCATTATCATTCCTCCTCAGCACTATGAACGTTTCGAACAGATTATTACCGACATCAAGCAGATATTTGCTAAACCGTGGTTTCTGAAGGATGCAGACTACTATTGTACGATGAGTATGGGAATCGTGGACTTTCCCGATGAGAGGGAAAGCGTTCATGAACTCATTAAGAAAGCCGATATCTCTATGTATGAGGCTAAGAAACTGGGGAAGAATTGTACTGCTGTTTATTCTGATAAGATAGACTCATCTTCGAACAGGCGCCTCGATATGGAGAAGAGCATGCGAGATGCGGCCACATCGGGATATAAGGAGTTCGAAGTTTATTTTCAGCCGATTATCGATATTCAATTGCCGGGAACGCCATGTACGGGAGCAGAAGCGCTGATTCGATGGAACAGCGCGGAGCTGGGCTTCGTTACGCCGGCTGAGTTCATCCCTCTTGCGGAATATCTGGGGCTTATTAATCCCATTGGCAATCATGTGTTGAAAGAAGCTTGTATTTACTGCAAGCAATGGAACGATAACGGTTATCCCAATTATAAGGTGAATGTAAACTTGTCAGTGGTACAGCTTCTGCAGGCTGATATTGTGGATATTGTGTCCCACACATTGAAAAGTACCGGAATTAATCCGAGAAATTTAACGTTAGAGGTGACAGAAAGCCTTGCTATTAATGATATGGAGCGCATGAAATCGATTCTTGCTAAGATTAAGACACTCGGTGTGCGAATTGCCCTCGATGATTTTGGAACAGGTTATTCCTCCTTAAGCCATATTAGAGAGATTCCTTTCGATGTGATTAAGGTGGATCAGAGCTTTGTCAAGGATTTGGCCGGGGATGCCTATTCCCAATCATTTATTCGAATGGTGGCGGAGCTTGCAGATGCAATCGATGTGGCTATTTGTGTAGAGGGAATCGAGACGAAGGAACAGTATAAGGTATTGGAAGGAATGAAGGTACGTCTTGTACAAGGATATTATTTCGACAAGCCGATGGAAAAAGCGGAATTTGAGAAAAAGTATATAAAAGTGACTGAGTAG
- a CDS encoding DUF2225 domain-containing protein → MSGLLSGLEQFGLSGLENMDLYEKPKREAAAKTAEEQVIQEQDFLFDKTFTCPICDKEFKSRTVKIGKAKLIGTDMDLRPKYEHVDLLKYDIIMCPSCGYAALSRYFKFITSPQAKRIKEIISSKFKPITVQKDIYTYDEALERYKLTLANAIVKMAKPSEKAYICLKTAWLLRGKGEALDKKAPNYEEEKKKVNAQEKEFLKNALDGFLAARQSENFPMCGMDEPTVDYLISVIATRFEQYDVASKLISQVIASPSVNPRMKDKARDLKEQIIKEIRVKNAAK, encoded by the coding sequence ATGTCTGGATTATTATCAGGGTTAGAACAATTTGGTCTAAGCGGCCTGGAAAATATGGATTTGTATGAAAAGCCGAAAAGGGAAGCGGCAGCGAAGACGGCAGAAGAGCAGGTTATTCAGGAACAGGACTTTTTATTCGACAAAACATTTACCTGCCCTATTTGTGATAAAGAATTCAAATCCAGAACTGTAAAGATTGGTAAAGCGAAGCTAATCGGTACGGATATGGATTTACGTCCTAAGTATGAGCATGTGGACCTGTTGAAATATGATATTATTATGTGTCCGAGCTGCGGATATGCGGCGCTCAGCAGATATTTTAAATTTATCACATCACCGCAGGCTAAGAGAATTAAGGAAATCATTTCCAGTAAATTCAAGCCGATTACGGTACAGAAGGATATATATACTTATGACGAAGCGTTGGAGCGTTATAAGCTGACACTTGCCAATGCGATTGTAAAGATGGCAAAGCCGAGCGAAAAGGCCTATATTTGTTTGAAAACTGCATGGCTTTTAAGAGGAAAGGGCGAAGCTCTGGATAAAAAGGCTCCTAATTATGAAGAAGAGAAGAAAAAGGTAAATGCTCAGGAAAAGGAATTCTTGAAAAATGCTTTGGATGGCTTCCTGGCGGCAAGACAATCGGAGAACTTCCCGATGTGCGGTATGGATGAGCCTACGGTGGATTATCTTATATCGGTGATTGCCACCAGATTCGAACAGTATGACGTGGCATCGAAGCTCATTTCCCAAGTAATCGCTTCTCCTAGTGTGAATCCGCGTATGAAAGATAAGGCGCGCGATTTAAAGGAACAGATCATCAAGGAAATCAGAGTGAAGAATGCGGCGAAATAG
- a CDS encoding glutamine--tRNA ligase/YqeY domain fusion protein, with protein MSETIRTENAPEEAKEIISRNFIEQIIDKDLAEGVYDTVHTRFPPEPNGYLHIGHAKSILLNYGLAQQYGGKFNMRFDDTNPTKEKIEFVESIKEDITWLGADWEDRLYFASDYFEHMYEGAVKLIKKGKAYVSDLTAEEMREYRGTLTESGKEDPKRDRSVEENLKLFEEMRNGVYKDGEKVLRAKIDMKSPNINMRDPIIYRVAHMTHHNTGDQWCIYPMYDYAHPIEDAIEGITHSICTLEFEDHRPLYDWVVRELEYENPPKQIEFAKMYLTNVVTGKRYIKKLVEDGIVDGWDDPRLVSIAALRRRGFTPESIKMFVDLCGVSKSNSSADYAMLEYCIREDLKMKRPRMMAALDPVKLIIDNYPEDLEETMTIANNLENEAMGTREVPFGKELYIDREDFMEEPPKKYFRLYPGNEVRLMNAYFVTCTGFVKDESGKVTEVHCTYDPETRSGLGFTGRKVKGTIHWVPAKQAVKAQVRLYENIIDEEKGVYNEDGSLNLNPNSLTVLEECYLEPALASAKGLDSFQFVRQGYFCADVKDSKPDSLVFNRIVSLKSSYTLPKN; from the coding sequence ATGAGTGAGACGATAAGAACTGAAAATGCGCCGGAAGAGGCTAAGGAGATTATCTCCAGAAATTTTATTGAGCAGATTATTGACAAAGATCTTGCAGAAGGGGTATATGATACGGTACACACGAGATTTCCGCCCGAACCGAACGGATATCTTCATATCGGACATGCGAAAAGTATTCTTTTGAATTATGGTCTGGCACAGCAGTACGGTGGCAAGTTCAATATGCGCTTTGACGATACGAATCCTACGAAGGAAAAGATAGAGTTCGTAGAATCCATCAAAGAGGATATCACATGGCTGGGAGCAGATTGGGAGGATCGTTTGTACTTCGCTTCCGATTATTTCGAGCATATGTATGAAGGTGCTGTGAAGCTGATTAAAAAAGGCAAGGCATATGTGTCCGATTTAACGGCAGAGGAGATGCGTGAGTACAGGGGAACCTTAACGGAGTCAGGAAAAGAAGACCCTAAAAGGGACAGAAGTGTGGAAGAGAACCTGAAACTGTTCGAAGAAATGAGAAATGGTGTATATAAAGATGGGGAAAAGGTGCTTCGTGCGAAAATCGATATGAAATCACCCAATATCAACATGAGAGACCCTATTATTTATCGTGTGGCTCATATGACCCATCATAATACCGGCGATCAGTGGTGTATTTATCCGATGTATGACTATGCGCATCCGATTGAAGATGCGATTGAGGGTATTACCCATTCCATTTGTACGCTTGAGTTCGAGGACCACAGACCTCTTTATGATTGGGTGGTGCGTGAATTGGAATATGAGAATCCACCGAAACAAATCGAATTCGCTAAGATGTATCTTACCAATGTGGTAACGGGTAAACGTTATATTAAGAAGTTAGTGGAAGATGGAATTGTAGACGGATGGGATGATCCGAGGCTTGTGTCTATTGCGGCACTTCGAAGAAGAGGATTTACACCGGAATCCATCAAGATGTTTGTAGACTTGTGCGGTGTTTCTAAGAGTAATTCCTCTGCGGATTATGCGATGCTCGAATATTGCATCAGAGAAGATTTGAAGATGAAGAGGCCGAGAATGATGGCAGCGCTCGATCCGGTGAAGCTGATTATCGATAATTATCCGGAAGATTTAGAAGAGACGATGACTATTGCAAATAATCTCGAGAATGAAGCGATGGGAACGCGTGAGGTTCCGTTTGGAAAGGAACTTTATATTGATAGAGAAGATTTCATGGAAGAACCTCCAAAGAAATACTTCCGTTTATATCCGGGCAATGAAGTACGTCTGATGAATGCTTATTTTGTAACTTGCACGGGATTCGTGAAGGATGAAAGTGGTAAAGTGACGGAGGTTCATTGTACCTATGATCCTGAGACGAGAAGTGGCCTTGGTTTTACCGGAAGGAAGGTAAAGGGAACGATTCACTGGGTACCGGCCAAGCAGGCAGTAAAGGCACAGGTTAGATTATACGAAAATATTATCGATGAAGAAAAGGGCGTATATAATGAAGACGGCAGTCTGAATCTGAATCCGAATTCATTGACGGTATTAGAGGAATGTTATTTAGAACCGGCGCTGGCGTCTGCAAAAGGGCTCGATAGTTTTCAATTTGTGCGTCAGGGGTATTTCTGCGCGGATGTGAAGGATTCGAAGCCGGATAGTCTTGTGTTTAACAGAATTGTGTCTTTAAAGAGTTCTTATACATTACCTAAAAACTAA
- the pdxR gene encoding MocR-like pyridoxine biosynthesis transcription factor PdxR: protein MNDLTIELNQESTKHLYEQIYEHIKREIRKGKLLKGERLPSTRSLAEFLTVSRNTVDLAYEQLVSEGYIESRPYRGYFVCEIEGLLDLEEERDRKKAEEKEAQENHRNRFEKSRFSIDFSPNAIDMTAFPFATWKRITKNILVDANSEMFASGSVKGDLKLREIISRYLHSSRGVNCLPEQIIVGAGNDYLLMLLEKILGRHVKIAMENPTYKRAYRIFDSFAYQINPVELDTYGMSVDGLKRSGADVAYVMPSHQYPTGIVMPIGRRMELLKWAEEKENRYLIEDDYDSEFRFKGKPVPSLQASDWAGKVIYIGTFSKSIAPAIRISYMVLPLPLLEIYEKQCYFYSSTVSRIDQHILGEFIEKGHFERHLNKMRKIYREKHDLLLNELRDMEEEFELSGEGAGLHILLRSKRGWSEKQLLEAAASVNIKVYGLSEAYVGSGDAEDKHNTVILGYAALNKDQIIDGIKTLRTAWK from the coding sequence ATGAACGATTTAACTATTGAACTGAATCAGGAGAGCACTAAGCATCTCTATGAACAGATTTATGAACATATTAAGCGTGAGATAAGGAAAGGGAAGCTTCTGAAAGGTGAGAGGCTTCCCTCTACACGTTCTTTGGCTGAATTTCTAACCGTATCGAGAAATACGGTCGACCTGGCCTATGAACAACTTGTTTCCGAAGGCTATATCGAGTCGAGACCTTATCGCGGCTATTTCGTATGTGAGATCGAAGGGCTGCTTGATCTGGAGGAAGAAAGAGACAGAAAGAAGGCAGAGGAGAAGGAGGCACAGGAAAATCATAGAAACAGATTTGAAAAAAGCCGGTTTTCTATTGATTTTTCTCCGAATGCTATCGATATGACGGCTTTTCCTTTTGCTACATGGAAAAGGATAACAAAAAATATTCTCGTGGATGCCAATAGTGAAATGTTCGCCTCCGGTTCTGTGAAGGGCGATTTGAAGCTGCGCGAAATTATCAGCCGTTACTTGCATTCCTCCAGAGGTGTGAACTGTCTGCCGGAGCAGATTATTGTAGGTGCCGGCAACGACTATCTGCTAATGCTCTTAGAGAAAATATTGGGAAGACATGTGAAAATTGCTATGGAAAACCCTACCTATAAAAGGGCTTACCGTATCTTCGATTCCTTTGCTTATCAAATTAACCCTGTGGAGTTGGATACTTATGGTATGAGTGTAGATGGATTGAAAAGAAGTGGGGCGGATGTGGCTTATGTAATGCCTTCCCATCAATATCCCACAGGAATCGTTATGCCGATAGGAAGGCGAATGGAGCTTCTCAAATGGGCAGAGGAGAAAGAAAATCGATATCTTATTGAGGATGATTACGATAGTGAGTTTCGGTTCAAAGGAAAACCGGTGCCCTCCTTACAGGCTTCGGACTGGGCCGGAAAGGTAATTTATATCGGAACCTTTTCCAAGTCCATTGCGCCAGCCATTCGTATCAGCTATATGGTACTCCCCCTGCCATTGTTAGAAATATATGAAAAGCAGTGCTATTTCTATTCCTCCACAGTATCTCGCATCGATCAGCATATACTAGGAGAATTCATTGAAAAGGGGCATTTCGAACGGCACCTGAATAAAATGAGGAAGATATACAGGGAAAAGCATGATTTGCTTTTAAATGAGTTGAGAGATATGGAAGAAGAGTTCGAACTATCGGGAGAGGGAGCGGGCCTTCACATCCTGCTTAGAAGTAAAAGAGGATGGAGTGAGAAACAGCTGTTGGAGGCAGCGGCATCCGTAAATATTAAGGTATATGGGTTATCGGAGGCTTATGTGGGATCGGGGGATGCGGAAGATAAACACAATACGGTGATTTTAGGATATGCAGCCTTAAATAAAGATCAGATTATAGATGGAATAAAAACATTAAGAACAGCCTGGAAGTGA
- the guaB gene encoding IMP dehydrogenase, with product MGQIIGEGITFDDVLLVPSYSQVIPNQIDLTTWLTKKIRLNIPMMSAGMDTVTEHRMAIAMARQGGIGIIHKNMSIEEQAEEVDKVKRSENGVITDPFSLTPDHTLADADALMAKFRISGVPITEGKRLVGIITNRDLKFETDFTKKIKESMTSQELITAREGITLEEAKQILAKARKEKLPIVDDNYNLVGLITIKDIEKTIKYPLSAKDEQGRLLCGAGVGITANVLDRVGALADAKVDVIVLDSAHGHSENVLHSLRMIKEKYPELQVIAGNVATGEGTRALIEAGADGVKVGIGPGSICTTRVVAGIGVPQITAIMDSYAVAREYGIPIIADGGIKYSGDMTKAIAAGGSVCMMGSIFAGCDESPGTFELFQGRKYKVYRGMGSIAAMENGSKDRYFQADAKKLVPEGVEGRVAYKGTVEDTVFQLLGGLRSGMGYCGAPGIEDLRQNGRFIKISAASLKESHPHDIHITKEAPNYSVNE from the coding sequence ATGGGTCAGATCATTGGAGAAGGAATTACGTTTGATGACGTTCTGCTTGTGCCGAGTTATTCTCAAGTAATTCCCAATCAAATCGACTTAACAACATGGCTTACAAAAAAAATTAGACTTAACATTCCGATGATGAGTGCTGGAATGGATACGGTTACTGAGCATCGCATGGCAATTGCCATGGCAAGACAGGGTGGTATCGGTATTATTCACAAAAACATGTCCATCGAAGAACAGGCAGAAGAAGTAGATAAGGTAAAGCGTTCTGAGAACGGCGTTATCACGGATCCTTTTTCATTAACTCCAGATCATACATTGGCAGATGCAGATGCATTGATGGCCAAGTTCAGAATATCGGGTGTGCCGATTACCGAAGGAAAACGGTTAGTAGGTATCATCACGAATCGTGACTTAAAATTCGAAACAGATTTCACAAAGAAAATTAAAGAATCTATGACTTCTCAAGAGTTGATCACAGCACGGGAAGGCATAACGTTAGAAGAAGCGAAGCAGATTCTTGCAAAAGCGAGAAAAGAAAAGCTTCCTATTGTAGATGATAATTATAATTTAGTCGGTCTTATTACAATAAAGGATATTGAAAAAACGATTAAATATCCACTTTCTGCCAAAGATGAGCAGGGAAGGCTCTTATGTGGTGCGGGTGTAGGAATTACTGCTAATGTGTTGGATCGTGTCGGTGCCCTTGCGGATGCAAAGGTAGACGTTATCGTTCTTGATTCCGCCCATGGACATTCCGAGAATGTACTTCATAGCTTACGAATGATCAAAGAAAAGTATCCCGAACTGCAGGTTATTGCCGGTAACGTAGCAACAGGAGAGGGTACGAGAGCACTGATTGAAGCTGGAGCGGATGGCGTGAAGGTCGGTATCGGCCCCGGTTCTATCTGTACGACCCGAGTGGTGGCAGGTATCGGCGTACCCCAGATTACAGCGATCATGGATTCCTATGCGGTGGCAAGAGAGTATGGCATTCCGATTATTGCGGATGGCGGTATCAAATACTCGGGAGATATGACAAAAGCGATTGCAGCGGGTGGTAGTGTCTGTATGATGGGAAGTATTTTTGCAGGTTGTGATGAGAGTCCCGGAACTTTTGAATTGTTCCAGGGAAGAAAATATAAGGTATATCGCGGCATGGGCTCCATTGCGGCTATGGAAAATGGAAGCAAAGACCGTTATTTCCAGGCGGATGCCAAGAAGCTTGTTCCGGAAGGAGTAGAGGGAAGGGTTGCTTATAAAGGGACAGTGGAAGATACGGTATTCCAATTGTTGGGCGGTCTTCGTTCCGGTATGGGATATTGTGGAGCTCCCGGTATAGAAGATTTGAGACAGAACGGAAGATTTATTAAAATTTCTGCGGCATCATTAAAGGAAAGCCATCCACACGATATTCACATTACGAAAGAAGCACCCAATTATAGCGTGAACGAATAG